In Candidatus Sodalis pierantonius str. SOPE, one DNA window encodes the following:
- a CDS encoding MFS transporter, protein MPLALTSGTLQAWMTVAGLDLNTIGFFSLVGQAYVFKFLWSPVMDRYSPPLMGRRRGWLVICQVLLMVGLLAMGTLDPARNLAWLAALAVWVAFCSASQDIVFDAYKTDLLPAEERGTGAAVSVLGYRLAMLVSGGLALWLADRWLGWQATYWLTAALMLVGLVSTLLAPEPDQAIPRPASLEQAVMAPLRDFFGRDNAWLILMLIVFYKLGDAFALSLSTTFLIPRRRV, encoded by the coding sequence TTGCCGCTGGCGCTCACCTCCGGCACGCTACAGGCCTGGATGACGGTAGCCGGGTTGGATCTGAATACCATCGGTTTTTTCTCGCTGGTGGGTCAGGCGTACGTCTTCAAATTTCTCTGGTCGCCGGTAATGGATCGCTACAGCCCGCCGCTTATGGGCCGTCGCCGCGGTTGGCTGGTCATTTGCCAAGTGCTGCTGATGGTGGGGCTGCTGGCGATGGGTACCCTCGATCCGGCACGCAATCTGGCGTGGTTGGCGGCGCTTGCGGTATGGGTGGCGTTCTGCTCCGCCTCGCAAGATATCGTGTTTGACGCCTACAAGACCGATCTGCTGCCGGCGGAGGAACGCGGCACCGGCGCCGCGGTCTCGGTACTGGGGTATCGCCTGGCCATGCTGGTGTCCGGCGGCCTGGCGCTGTGGCTGGCGGATCGCTGGCTGGGCTGGCAGGCCACTTACTGGCTGACGGCCGCGTTGATGCTGGTAGGCTTGGTCAGCACCCTGCTGGCGCCGGAGCCGGACCAGGCGATACCCAGGCCGGCCAGTCTCGAGCAGGCGGTGATGGCGCCGCTGCGCGACTTTTTCGGCCGCGATAACGCCTGGCTTATCTTGATGCTGATTGTGTTTTATAAGCTTGGCGACGCTTTTGCGCTTAGCCTGAGCACGACCTTCCTTATTCCGCGGCGTAGGGTTTGA